A single window of Salmo trutta unplaced genomic scaffold, fSalTru1.1, whole genome shotgun sequence DNA harbors:
- the LOC115186463 gene encoding stonustoxin subunit beta-like: protein MDKITTGSDYSGGCFCLQSPKTREQLLQYSCQLTLDPNTAHTLLSLSEGNRKVTCTGQVQPYPGHPDRFINQCQVLCREGLSGRCYWEVEWSGEADIGVTYKGISRRGWGDDCCLGHNDKSWSLFFSDNRYSARHNNNPTTIDVPSSRSHRIGVYLDWPAGTLSFYRASSDTLTHLITFTSTFTEPLYPGFRVYGD from the exons ATGGACAAGATCACCACAGGT tcgGATTATAGTGGAGGTTGTTTCTGCCTCCAGAGccccaagaccagagaacagttgttacaat attcctgtcagctcacactggacccaaacacagcacacacactcctctctctgtctgaagggaacagaaaggtgacctgtACAGGCCAAGTCCAACCATATCCTGGTCATCCAGACAGATTCATCAACCAGTGCCAGGTTCTatgtagagagggtctgtctggacgctgttactgggaggtagagtggagtggtgaggctgatataggagtgacatataaaggaatcagcaggagaggatggggtgatgactgttgtcttggacacaatgacaagtcctggagtctgttcttCTCTGACAACAGATACTCTGCCAGGCATAATAATAatcccactaccatagacgtcccctcctccagatCCCACAGaataggagtgtatctggactggccagccggcactctgtccttctatagagcctcctctgacacactgacccacctgatcacattcacctccacattcactgagcccctctatccagggtttagggtttatggtgac
- the LOC115186340 gene encoding E3 ubiquitin/ISG15 ligase TRIM25-like, with protein sequence MAQQGVLLDQDQFCCSVCLDLLKEPVAIPCGHSYCRSCIDGCWDQDVLKGVYSCPQCRQTFTPRPNLRKNNMLAELVEKLRKTGLQAAPPPALCYAGAGDVACDVCTGTRKQKALMSCLACLASYCETHLQSHYESPAFKKHKLVKATAQLQEKICSHHDKLLEVYCRTDQQCICLLCVMDEHKGHDTVSAAAERTQKQRQLGMSQQKVQQRFQEREKELKELQQAVESFKMDPRCQIVGTQEQVFTFLNVMCRYVED encoded by the exons atggctcaacagggagttctgctggaccaggaccagttctgttgttctgtctgtctggatctactgaaggaaCCAGTCGCCATCccctgtggacacagttactgtaggagctgtattgatggctgctgggatcaggatgttctgaaaggggtctatagctgtcctcagtgcagacagaccttcactccaaggcctaatctgaggaaaaataacatgttggctgagctggtggagaaactgaggaagacaggactccaggctgctccccctcctgctctgtgctatgctggagctggagatgtggcgtgtgatgtctgcactgggaccagaaagcagaaagccctcatgtcctgtctggcgtgtctggcctcttactgtgagactcacctccaatCTCACTACGAATCTCCTGCTTTCAAGAAGCACAAGCTGGTTAAAGCCaccgcacaactacaggagaagatctgctctcatcatgacaaactgctggaggtttactgtcgtaccgatcagcagtgtatctgtctgctgtgtgtgatggatgaacataaaggccatgatacagtgtcagctgcagcagagaggactcagaaacag aggcagctggggatgagtcagcagaaggtccagcagagattccaggagagagagaaggagctgaaggagctccaacaggctgtggagtctttcaag ATGGATCCAAGGTGCCAGATAGTGGGCACACAGGAGCAGGTGTTTACCTTCCTGAATGTGATGTGCAGATATGTAGAAGACTAA